The Methylocystis sp. ATCC 49242 region GGGGAACGACCGCCCGTTGAGCCTGCGCGCCGGCCGCTTTCATCTGGAGCTGCTCGACAGGCGGTTGATCGGAAGCAACGAATTTCGCAACACGACGAATAATTTCGAGGGCTTTCGCATCAAGTTGGGCAAGAACGAAAACGACTGGGCCGTCGACAGCTTTCTGATGCGGCCGGTCATTCGCTATCCATATGAATTCGACCGTCCCGAGTGGGGCAATTGGATTTACGGGAGCGTTCTCAGCATTCGCCGCTGGTCGGAATATGCGACGATCCAGCCCTATTTCATCGGCCGCAAACAATATGGAGACGTCCTCAATACCTCCAATGCGCTCAAGGTTCATCGAGACACCTATGCGCCGGGGTTGCGCGTCTATGGCGTGCTCGGCAACTTCGACTATGACTTCGACATCAACAAGCAAATGGGCGAAGTTGGAGAATTCCGCGATCTCGGGACGCGCAGAAACGCCATTCAGACGACAGTCCAGCATGACGCCATCGGCTATGGCTTTGAGGCGGGTTACACATTCTCGGACCATCCGTGGAAACCGCGCGTCAGCGCCGTCTATGTCTACGGCACTGGCAACAAGAGCCCCTATGACAGCGCCAACCAGAACTTCGATCCCTTCTATGGCTTCAATCAGCCATTTTCGCGCAATGATTATCTCGGCTGGAACAACGCGAAGAATGTCAAGGCGCGGCTGGAGTTCGAACCGGCCAAAAATACGCAGATCGACACGGCCTTCAGCGCCTATTGGCTGGCGAGCACGGCGGCTGCGTGGGATCGCGCCAATTTATACGCCCCCCTCGGCAACAGGGGCGATTTCATGGGCACGGAGTATGACATCCGTATCCGTCACAAGTTGAATCAGTTCATCAATCTCACCGCCAGCTATGCGCGTTTCTGGCCGGGCTCCTTCACCTCGAGTTTCGCGCCGCCGACGTCGCTGCAATGGCCGCCGGTCGCCTGGCCCGGGCAATCCGCGCTCGGACAGACCGGAACGACGAACGGCCTGACCGCGCGGCCAACCGATTTCTTCTATCTGGAAGTCTCGGCGAACGGCTTCGGCGACGGACAGCCCATCGCCAAACCGCCGGGTTCCGACTTCTTCGCCAGCATGGCGCCGGATGCGCCGCCCGCGCCGCGTCCCAGCTGGACGGACGTCTATGTCGGTCTCAATGGCGGCGGCGCATGGTCCAGCCCCACCTCGAACGTGCAGGTTGTGGGCGTCGGCCCGGCGCCGGCGAGCTTGCCTGTCGCTTTCAGCGCGGCGCCGACCGATACGGGCAACCATCTCGCCGGCTTCATCGGCGGTCTGCAGCTCGGCGCGAACTGGAATTTTTCGGGCAATTTCCTCGCCGGCGTCGAGACCGATCTCCACGGCGTCTCGGGAAACACGGACACGAAATGGCAGCTCACGTCGGCCAATGGCGGCGGCGATACGTTCCTGACCTATGAGCAGCGCACGGCGACGCTGAACTATCTCGGCACGGTCCGCGGCCGCCTCGGCTATCTCGCGACGCCGACGCTGCTCGTCTATGGAACCGGCGGCATGGCCTATGGCGGCGTCGTTTCCAACACGGCGATTTTCACCCGACGCGTCGGCGGCACGAGTCAGACGCAGGTCAATCCCGTGTTCCAGGACACGCTGGTTGGATGGTCGGCCGGCGGCGGCGTGGAGTGGATGTTTTTGCCGAACTGGAGCGCCAAGGTCGATTACCTGCATTATGACCTCGGCAATGCGCGCGCCTCCGGCTTTGCGGCGCCGAGCAGCGGCGCCTTCAATTACAACGCCTCGACCTCCACCCGGTTCAAC contains the following coding sequences:
- a CDS encoding alginate export family protein, which produces MAKFQRNKRLGPAIAALFAMSPGYAFSEENHPVKVDTPKADSVARSGAKPKATSGSKVAPAVAASEKKSYFVKTRGYRLEPQPDVPPYVRELGKTYKQFEGIDWLNVGLDSRVRFEYRKDDYRRWSDTSVNPPASQRRYFPNSLWLLRTRAYFGVKNVLDPLRFVVEFQDSRAFNSIYELQGQEINQTELLQGFAELYFKDALGKDPLGNDRPLSLRAGRFHLELLDRRLIGSNEFRNTTNNFEGFRIKLGKNENDWAVDSFLMRPVIRYPYEFDRPEWGNWIYGSVLSIRRWSEYATIQPYFIGRKQYGDVLNTSNALKVHRDTYAPGLRVYGVLGNFDYDFDINKQMGEVGEFRDLGTRRNAIQTTVQHDAIGYGFEAGYTFSDHPWKPRVSAVYVYGTGNKSPYDSANQNFDPFYGFNQPFSRNDYLGWNNAKNVKARLEFEPAKNTQIDTAFSAYWLASTAAAWDRANLYAPLGNRGDFMGTEYDIRIRHKLNQFINLTASYARFWPGSFTSSFAPPTSLQWPPVAWPGQSALGQTGTTNGLTARPTDFFYLEVSANGFGDGQPIAKPPGSDFFASMAPDAPPAPRPSWTDVYVGLNGGGAWSSPTSNVQVVGVGPAPASLPVAFSAAPTDTGNHLAGFIGGLQLGANWNFSGNFLAGVETDLHGVSGNTDTKWQLTSANGGGDTFLTYEQRTATLNYLGTVRGRLGYLATPTLLVYGTGGMAYGGVVSNTAIFTRRVGGTSQTQVNPVFQDTLVGWSAGGGVEWMFLPNWSAKVDYLHYDLGNARASGFAAPSSGAFNYNASTSTRFNGDLVQAGVNRHFDLFGAEPAVARN